The following proteins are encoded in a genomic region of Phycisphaera sp.:
- a CDS encoding helix-turn-helix transcriptional regulator, translated as MSRAAPFQPDLKFPTGSAVWPDGSISFEQAVAVCVSMTQIPLVPSLGITNVLASTLSELSPHAPSTIAVIGTLTDENSWCPMCAGASKPEGDSNPERIEFARSTVIPLRAAGAIQAGGTAAYAPAGSSTDRAKFLELIASTEGSFESSMSMAVVSSGAAGHVLAVLWDGEASSLTPLAMSYLRCVMFKAIGVVDAAFPLGITNTSMFTTRELRTMRLLLMGKTVPQIARHFDCSKYTVHDHAKNIYRKLGVHSRGEMFYRVGLLDTEMLI; from the coding sequence ATGTCACGCGCGGCACCATTCCAACCGGATCTCAAGTTTCCAACCGGCTCGGCCGTATGGCCCGATGGCTCGATCTCGTTCGAGCAAGCGGTCGCGGTCTGTGTGTCTATGACCCAGATCCCGCTGGTTCCTTCGCTTGGCATCACCAATGTCCTGGCGTCAACACTGAGCGAGTTGTCACCTCACGCGCCAAGTACGATCGCAGTAATCGGAACACTGACGGACGAAAATTCATGGTGCCCGATGTGCGCGGGCGCATCAAAGCCCGAGGGTGATAGTAATCCCGAGCGAATCGAGTTTGCTCGATCGACAGTCATCCCGCTGCGTGCCGCAGGTGCGATCCAAGCCGGAGGTACTGCTGCATATGCTCCGGCAGGATCTTCAACGGACAGGGCCAAATTCCTTGAGCTCATTGCGAGTACGGAGGGTTCATTCGAATCCTCGATGTCGATGGCGGTGGTGTCATCCGGGGCTGCTGGCCATGTGCTTGCGGTCTTATGGGACGGAGAAGCTAGTTCACTGACTCCATTGGCAATGTCCTATCTGCGATGCGTGATGTTCAAAGCGATCGGAGTCGTTGATGCCGCCTTCCCACTTGGAATCACAAACACATCTATGTTCACGACGAGAGAGCTGCGCACCATGCGGTTGTTGCTGATGGGCAAGACAGTGCCGCAAATTGCTCGTCATTTCGATTGCAGCAAGTACACTGTGCATGACCACGCGAAGAACATCTACCGCAAGCTCGGTGTCCATTCTCGGGGCGAAATGTTCTATCGAGTCGGGCTACTCGACACGGAGATGCTCATATAA
- a CDS encoding ArdC-like ssDNA-binding domain-containing protein gives MTEGPTLGGPPAQAGGLASSATPSKAERTKQVAKDALDELANALEAGNSEQLDAFLAAMARFHAYSSRNILLILSQKPDATRVAGFRTWQTLGRQVKKGEKGIAILAPMLVRKTGHAKETDDGDDPERILRFRVVHVFDMSQTEGEPLPEPERVSGDPREHLNRLETFVVQAGIELEYADDLGSAEGTSSGGMIRIKRGLPPAERFSVLVHEMAHEILHQGEGVERPDKTVRETEAEAVAHVVGRAIGLETRTSSSDYIRLYRGDSRTLADSLDRIQRAACSIIEGIGPGDRSSIESNAAPSIARATIESRQRTR, from the coding sequence ATGACCGAGGGACCAACCCTTGGCGGACCGCCGGCTCAGGCCGGCGGTCTCGCTTCGTCCGCGACGCCCAGCAAGGCCGAGCGGACCAAACAGGTTGCCAAGGACGCGTTGGATGAACTGGCCAACGCACTCGAAGCTGGCAACTCCGAGCAACTCGACGCGTTCCTGGCCGCGATGGCGAGGTTCCACGCCTACAGCAGCCGGAACATCCTCCTCATCCTGAGCCAGAAACCCGACGCGACCCGTGTCGCGGGCTTTCGCACCTGGCAGACGCTGGGCCGTCAGGTGAAGAAGGGCGAGAAGGGGATCGCGATCCTCGCACCCATGCTCGTTCGCAAGACGGGGCACGCGAAGGAAACCGACGACGGTGACGATCCCGAGCGGATCCTGCGGTTCCGCGTGGTGCACGTGTTCGATATGAGCCAGACCGAGGGGGAGCCGTTGCCCGAGCCCGAGCGAGTCAGCGGCGATCCACGCGAACACCTCAATCGTTTGGAGACCTTTGTTGTCCAGGCGGGAATCGAGCTGGAGTACGCCGATGATCTTGGATCTGCCGAGGGAACTTCCAGCGGTGGCATGATCCGCATCAAGCGTGGCCTGCCGCCGGCCGAGCGGTTCTCCGTGCTGGTGCATGAGATGGCCCATGAGATCCTGCACCAAGGCGAGGGCGTGGAGCGCCCAGACAAGACGGTAAGGGAGACCGAAGCCGAGGCGGTGGCACACGTCGTGGGAAGGGCGATCGGGCTCGAGACCCGCACATCCTCGTCGGACTACATCCGCCTGTATCGCGGTGACTCGCGGACGCTGGCCGATTCGCTCGACCGCATCCAGCGGGCGGCGTGCTCGATCATCGAGGGCATCGGCCCCGGTGATCGGTCGTCGATCGAGAGCAACGCCGCCCCGTCGATCGCACGAGCGACCATCGAGTCGAGGCAGCGCACGCGATGA
- a CDS encoding relaxase domain-containing protein, with amino-acid sequence MLRMTTIVSAEGAKSYFREALSRGEYYADEKVLDQEVVGEWGGLAAERFGLSGLVTRDAFESLCDNRIPQTGEPLTPRTKDQRRVGYDLTWSVPKSVSLAMDLGGDRRIAEAFRESVRETMRELEADAETRVRRGGADHNRPTSNLLWAEFTHFTARPVGGIPDPQAHVHCVVFNATWDQEESRWKAADLGRIKTDAPYFQAAQQARLKEKLVGLGYDVERRGGGWEIAGIPEAAIRAFSRRTDEIEKLAKERGITNAEQKAELGAQTRQHKLAVASMEDLRQAWRERLPGEIREQLEHTSDTAKDQPTDRDRPVELDTAFRSATEHLLARQSTVTERALLAATMERSTGGMTPESARAHLEARVAEGEVLRGSIDGTAMVTTPRVLEEERAMLETVREGRGRFDPLAKHHECQDTELSEEQQLAVRHVLESTDGVVAIRGRAGVGKTRLMQEVVSAIEALGLRVQPAAPTAMATHEVLRGDGFDTAQTVASVLQNTDLQHRLKGQVVWVDEAGLLSTPDMAKLVRMADRLDARLLLTGDTAQHSSVARGDAMRLLEVHGGITPAEVRTVRRQQHEAYREACSRLNAGDLERGFAALKDMGAIREVGDDTRATELAGTYLDTVTSGRTALVVSPTHGEGRAVTDQIRERLRDEKLIGQRDSVIEQLRPRQLTEAEKADATVYRPGDVVEFHQNIPGGTRRSDRVMVTGVSARTVTATRQRDSQEITLPLKLAKRFEVYEKRSLGITRGDQVRITKNGRTHDGKHRLNNGTIYGVTGLTRDGKIKLTNGWTLPKGFGHIAHGYCVTSFGSQGRTIDHLILAQSSDSAGAADKKQFYTSVTRGRKAVTVFTDDANRLLKSVSRDRSRVSATELVGGPPPPLTPPLPDRQLSHSQNQQRSLALFASVRRGTKIRAALNARIERVRSRRRARSRQRQGPGQGLSRGR; translated from the coding sequence ATGCTGCGGATGACCACCATCGTCTCCGCCGAGGGAGCGAAGTCGTACTTTCGTGAGGCTTTGTCCCGCGGCGAGTACTACGCCGACGAGAAGGTCCTCGACCAGGAGGTCGTGGGCGAATGGGGCGGCCTGGCCGCCGAGCGGTTTGGGCTCTCGGGCCTGGTCACCCGGGACGCCTTCGAGTCGCTCTGTGATAACCGCATCCCCCAAACGGGGGAGCCGCTCACGCCCCGCACCAAGGACCAGCGACGCGTCGGCTACGACCTCACATGGAGCGTTCCGAAGTCGGTGAGCCTCGCGATGGATCTCGGCGGCGACCGACGGATCGCCGAGGCCTTCCGCGAGTCGGTGCGGGAGACCATGCGGGAGCTGGAGGCGGACGCCGAGACGCGGGTGCGTCGCGGCGGCGCCGACCACAACCGCCCCACTTCCAACCTCCTCTGGGCCGAGTTCACCCACTTCACCGCACGACCGGTCGGTGGCATCCCCGACCCCCAGGCCCACGTGCACTGCGTGGTGTTCAACGCGACGTGGGATCAGGAGGAATCCCGCTGGAAGGCGGCCGACCTCGGGAGGATCAAGACCGACGCCCCGTACTTCCAGGCCGCCCAGCAGGCCCGTTTGAAGGAGAAGCTGGTTGGCCTTGGCTACGACGTCGAGCGTCGCGGCGGCGGCTGGGAAATCGCGGGGATCCCCGAGGCGGCCATCCGGGCCTTCAGCCGGCGGACCGACGAGATCGAGAAACTGGCCAAGGAGCGTGGCATCACCAACGCCGAGCAGAAGGCCGAGCTCGGGGCCCAGACGCGGCAGCACAAGCTGGCGGTCGCGTCGATGGAAGATCTCCGGCAAGCGTGGCGGGAACGATTGCCCGGTGAGATCCGGGAGCAACTGGAACACACGAGCGATACGGCGAAGGACCAACCAACCGATCGTGACCGACCAGTCGAACTCGACACCGCGTTCCGCTCAGCGACCGAGCACCTGCTTGCTCGCCAATCGACCGTCACCGAGCGGGCGTTGCTCGCGGCGACGATGGAGCGATCAACCGGCGGGATGACGCCCGAATCGGCCCGGGCCCACCTGGAGGCCCGCGTCGCCGAGGGCGAGGTGCTGCGTGGCAGCATCGATGGCACGGCGATGGTGACCACACCCCGAGTGCTCGAGGAAGAGCGGGCGATGCTGGAGACCGTCCGCGAGGGCCGGGGACGCTTCGATCCGCTCGCGAAGCATCACGAGTGCCAGGACACCGAGCTGAGCGAGGAACAACAACTCGCCGTGCGTCACGTCCTTGAGTCGACCGACGGCGTCGTCGCCATCCGCGGCCGGGCCGGCGTCGGCAAGACCCGGCTGATGCAAGAGGTCGTCTCGGCGATCGAGGCGCTCGGGCTGCGTGTCCAGCCGGCGGCCCCCACCGCCATGGCGACGCACGAGGTCCTGCGTGGCGACGGATTCGACACCGCCCAGACCGTCGCCAGCGTCCTGCAGAACACCGACCTGCAGCACCGCCTCAAGGGCCAGGTCGTCTGGGTCGATGAGGCGGGCCTCCTGAGCACGCCGGACATGGCGAAGCTGGTGAGGATGGCCGATCGCCTGGACGCACGGCTCCTGCTCACCGGGGACACCGCCCAGCACAGCAGCGTCGCCCGCGGCGACGCGATGAGGCTGCTGGAAGTCCATGGCGGAATTACACCGGCCGAGGTCAGGACCGTGCGTCGCCAGCAGCACGAGGCGTACCGCGAGGCGTGCTCACGGCTGAACGCCGGGGATCTCGAACGAGGATTCGCGGCTCTGAAAGACATGGGGGCCATCCGCGAGGTCGGCGACGACACTCGGGCCACCGAGCTCGCCGGCACCTACCTGGACACGGTCACCAGCGGCCGCACGGCCCTGGTGGTCTCCCCCACGCACGGCGAGGGACGGGCGGTCACCGATCAGATCCGCGAGCGTCTCCGGGACGAGAAGCTCATCGGGCAACGCGACTCCGTGATCGAGCAACTCCGCCCCCGGCAGCTCACCGAGGCCGAGAAGGCCGACGCGACCGTGTACCGGCCCGGCGACGTGGTGGAGTTCCACCAAAACATCCCTGGCGGGACGCGGCGATCGGATCGGGTGATGGTGACGGGCGTCTCCGCCCGGACGGTGACGGCGACACGGCAGCGTGATAGCCAGGAGATCACGCTGCCGCTGAAGCTCGCCAAGCGCTTCGAGGTGTACGAGAAGCGATCGCTGGGCATCACCAGGGGCGACCAGGTCAGGATCACGAAGAACGGCCGCACCCACGATGGCAAGCACCGCCTGAACAACGGGACCATCTACGGGGTCACCGGTCTGACAAGAGATGGCAAGATCAAGCTTACCAACGGCTGGACGCTGCCCAAGGGCTTCGGCCACATCGCCCACGGCTACTGCGTCACCAGCTTCGGCTCCCAGGGCCGGACCATCGACCACCTCATACTGGCCCAGTCCAGCGATTCGGCCGGGGCGGCGGACAAGAAGCAGTTCTACACGTCGGTGACCAGGGGCCGCAAGGCGGTCACCGTCTTCACCGATGATGCGAACCGACTGCTGAAGTCCGTCTCGCGTGATCGATCGCGTGTGAGTGCGACCGAGCTGGTCGGCGGCCCCCCACCCCCACTCACACCCCCACTGCCGGACCGACAGCTCTCGCACTCGCAGAACCAACAGCGATCCCTGGCCCTGTTCGCCAGCGTGCGGCGGGGCACGAAGATCCGGGCCGCGTTGAACGCACGGATTGAACGCGTCCGCAGCCGCCGCCGGGCACGCTCGCGTCAACGCCAGGGACCCGGTCAGGGACTGAGCCGTGGGCGATAG
- a CDS encoding helix-turn-helix domain-containing protein, giving the protein MADRQDAIYDHASFEDEVRKTIGRRLREVRQSHWITRAQLAKCVGVSRQTIHRYESGQSRIAAERLVLLAVTLGEPVERFLPELGLACN; this is encoded by the coding sequence ATGGCGGATCGGCAAGACGCTATCTACGACCACGCATCATTCGAGGATGAGGTCCGCAAGACGATCGGTAGACGCTTGCGAGAGGTCAGGCAATCCCACTGGATCACACGTGCCCAACTGGCCAAATGCGTGGGTGTGAGCCGCCAGACGATCCACAGGTACGAATCTGGACAGAGCCGCATCGCCGCCGAGCGGCTCGTGCTGCTGGCGGTCACTCTGGGGGAGCCGGTCGAGCGTTTCCTGCCGGAATTGGGGCTGGCATGTAACTGA
- a CDS encoding tyrosine-type recombinase/integrase, translated as MFYEPVWEYQGHKLVKRPDSKSLYITWCRPGSRKWHRRSTKTNDLDLAKERLVEFTRARISLGPTPPERLDLIGLLTSYVKRTNRGKRRGTAEATALKHWTAFLTSHDIASVAELTRAAQDRYIEWRRRDLRSRGYAASNGTLSRELRVMRAALNDAWREGLLTHPPYVQSVIEPPPRQHFLFPGQVDRLIGACEKDHLLRFVMVALHTLQRPGAILTLHANQIDFESNRIDFLATGGLQTRKHRPVVPITRTLRPVLEEAIADSYTGHVIEYLGRPVTHVRRSFAAACKAAGLEDVSPYTLRHTGATLMLAIGVPIRQVAGMLGHSEQRTTEFYGKHHVAFLKDATDALDTLFGPDRDVPAGWDDPKHDH; from the coding sequence ATGTTCTACGAGCCCGTCTGGGAGTACCAGGGCCACAAGCTGGTCAAGCGACCGGACTCCAAGAGCCTCTACATCACCTGGTGCCGGCCGGGGTCACGCAAGTGGCATAGGCGGAGCACCAAGACGAACGACCTCGACCTGGCCAAGGAACGACTGGTCGAGTTCACCCGGGCCCGGATCTCGCTCGGGCCGACGCCACCCGAGCGGCTCGACCTGATCGGGCTGCTCACGTCCTACGTCAAACGCACGAACCGCGGCAAGCGTCGGGGGACCGCCGAAGCAACGGCCCTCAAGCACTGGACGGCCTTCCTCACGAGCCACGACATCGCCTCGGTGGCCGAGCTCACCCGTGCGGCCCAGGATCGCTACATCGAGTGGCGGCGACGCGACCTGCGGTCCCGGGGGTACGCGGCCTCCAACGGCACCCTGTCCCGCGAGCTCCGCGTGATGCGGGCCGCACTGAACGACGCCTGGCGGGAGGGGCTGCTCACCCATCCGCCGTACGTCCAATCCGTGATCGAGCCACCGCCGAGGCAGCACTTCCTCTTCCCGGGGCAGGTCGACCGCCTGATCGGGGCGTGCGAGAAGGACCACCTCTTGCGGTTCGTCATGGTCGCGTTGCACACGCTCCAGCGGCCCGGGGCGATCCTTACGCTGCACGCCAACCAGATCGACTTCGAGAGCAACAGGATCGATTTCCTCGCGACCGGCGGGCTCCAGACTCGCAAGCACCGGCCCGTGGTCCCGATCACGCGGACGCTGCGGCCCGTGCTGGAGGAGGCGATCGCTGACTCCTACACCGGGCACGTGATCGAATACCTCGGGCGGCCAGTAACACACGTCAGACGGTCATTCGCCGCGGCGTGCAAGGCGGCGGGGCTCGAGGACGTCAGCCCGTACACGCTCCGTCATACCGGTGCGACGCTCATGCTGGCCATCGGCGTGCCGATCCGCCAGGTCGCGGGCATGCTGGGGCACTCCGAGCAGCGGACCACCGAGTTCTATGGCAAGCACCACGTCGCTTTCCTCAAGGACGCGACGGACGCCCTCGACACGCTGTTCGGTCCCGATCGGGATGTACCCGCAGGGTGGGATGACCCGAAACACGATCACTGA
- a CDS encoding helix-turn-helix domain-containing protein, whose amino-acid sequence MTNKSYKAEQEFDFLIGQRLIQARELLDLDQHQVASMLDITTDQLDGHETGMDPMTAGRMVRLAEALRIKPEMLVAGLIPHAGAHPSRTSRAFPNS is encoded by the coding sequence ATGACGAACAAAAGCTACAAGGCCGAGCAGGAGTTCGACTTCCTAATCGGCCAACGCCTGATCCAGGCGAGGGAACTGCTCGATCTCGACCAGCACCAGGTCGCCTCCATGCTGGATATCACGACGGACCAGCTCGACGGCCACGAGACGGGGATGGACCCGATGACGGCGGGACGGATGGTGAGGCTCGCCGAGGCCCTTCGGATCAAGCCGGAGATGCTGGTGGCCGGGCTGATCCCACACGCGGGGGCCCATCCGAGCCGAACAAGCCGGGCCTTCCCGAACTCCTGA
- the queD gene encoding 6-carboxytetrahydropterin synthase QueD: MSDTLTMLEVFREFHFDAAHRLENLPEGHKCARVHGHTYRLTVYVAGEVDPVMGWIVDFADLKRITQGVVGQLDHRMLNDVPGLEQPTTESVIVWIWDRLKPDLPHLSRLRLWENATSGCEYTGRLR; encoded by the coding sequence ATGTCCGATACGTTAACGATGCTGGAAGTCTTCCGCGAGTTCCATTTCGACGCCGCCCACAGGCTCGAGAACCTGCCCGAGGGGCACAAGTGCGCCCGCGTGCATGGGCACACGTATCGGCTGACGGTGTACGTGGCGGGCGAGGTCGACCCCGTCATGGGCTGGATCGTGGACTTCGCCGACCTAAAGCGGATCACCCAGGGCGTCGTCGGCCAGCTCGATCACCGGATGCTGAACGACGTACCCGGGCTGGAGCAGCCAACGACCGAAAGCGTCATCGTGTGGATCTGGGACCGTCTCAAGCCGGACCTGCCGCACCTAAGTCGGCTTCGGTTGTGGGAGAATGCGACTTCAGGGTGCGAGTATACCGGTCGATTACGCTAA
- a CDS encoding PD-(D/E)XK nuclease family protein — protein MNEVLQISYTGDLLAHRRCPRSWAYEKYAGFHPYEQSQAMEGRLVHHAMEWLAAFYDTEGRHATATELDAQLRRHFRVLWARGIRTAFASKDTIVGRALSNIYPSGQIHATVKAAIEGAQHTEYELRAIRKLVAADFAGKTKMLLTGVLDLVVQQQQPLTYDNTWKWTDLNAFSGHAEERTVRAAPGDLEVWDYKGSRAASQYSEAFVLQLLTYAGLYAERAGTLPKRCVIFFVNEPKPSRQLLAIEITEALVRRAHDWTLAQARAVRSTMLAFEADPQSLEGGDARKQSLPLAKRVDKELAKQCLGCGQRFDCPSYRAHLHGEERDIDRTNVRTN, from the coding sequence ATGAATGAAGTACTCCAGATCTCGTACACCGGAGATTTACTGGCTCATCGACGTTGCCCCCGGTCATGGGCTTATGAGAAATACGCAGGATTTCATCCGTATGAGCAGTCTCAGGCGATGGAGGGAAGACTAGTTCATCATGCCATGGAGTGGCTTGCTGCGTTCTATGACACTGAGGGACGTCACGCTACTGCAACTGAGCTCGATGCGCAATTGCGTCGACACTTTAGAGTGCTGTGGGCTCGTGGCATCAGAACAGCCTTTGCTAGCAAGGACACGATTGTCGGCCGTGCACTGTCGAACATCTATCCAAGCGGACAGATCCATGCTACCGTTAAAGCCGCAATTGAAGGGGCTCAACATACGGAGTATGAGCTTAGGGCGATCAGAAAACTAGTAGCAGCTGACTTCGCTGGAAAGACCAAGATGCTGCTAACCGGCGTACTTGACCTTGTTGTTCAGCAGCAACAGCCGCTCACCTACGATAACACCTGGAAGTGGACTGATCTGAATGCTTTCAGCGGACATGCTGAAGAACGCACCGTAAGGGCTGCGCCGGGCGACCTCGAGGTCTGGGATTATAAGGGTAGCCGGGCTGCATCCCAATATTCGGAAGCATTTGTTCTTCAGCTCTTGACATATGCTGGCCTCTACGCTGAACGCGCCGGGACCCTTCCAAAACGCTGTGTCATTTTCTTTGTCAACGAGCCAAAGCCATCCAGACAGTTGTTGGCGATTGAAATCACTGAGGCATTGGTGCGCCGTGCCCATGATTGGACGCTTGCCCAAGCTCGCGCAGTTCGTTCGACTATGCTGGCCTTTGAGGCCGATCCTCAGAGTTTAGAAGGTGGCGACGCACGAAAGCAAAGTCTCCCTCTGGCGAAGCGAGTCGACAAGGAGCTTGCGAAACAGTGCCTAGGGTGTGGGCAGCGATTTGATTGCCCTTCTTACCGTGCGCACTTGCACGGCGAGGAACGTGATATAGACCGTACCAACGTCCGAACTAATTAG
- a CDS encoding ATP-dependent helicase has translation MHHSAKNTVSRSNFFSLLDSVLVEAGRTPLPDDSPQRRIIHIDEDDRVLQILAGPGSGKTEMLAWRVLYDLFVRGTPANTLLVTTFTKRAATELQVRLVERCDQLLKHAHAKSIPAADPRVHDLQIGTLHSLCHRLLAEYDAAYMASGTELMTDLETKSRLIKDHRHSLGFSGGKGPPRVCDRLIASEPLLSLFRPHYLSPKQWPAQTIQKARFLQELLAQHTETWIPRCSTTGSLNGVEQTAGPNGLTHDLSQLQKRWEQYLDQQDVLDFPTIQKRFLERQASLAPHFTHVFVDEFQDNNPIQFAIHTGWLQSPSTLLTVVGDDDQAVYRFRGSDLSCFQDLEPHCRARNVPFRQEKLQTNYRSSATIVDFSEQYRNSAKLGALSLSKTIVAETSAPKGAPVRLLTGPWPELAAVVASEAVALADDNGHLCGSAAMLMFSTSELGSSDNPRPASMIRDAINNRGLRLYNPRSKVAGQPDSPFGMLFGILSYLIDPITKAPAGKDGRSVMVWASHDNSGHATHALSAPPPFPIANGHQDYQKKFRNNGGAGIGPTPPDRQAVLDYVDSIRNNLIAQGSKARLSLHSLVSRLLTLPFFRASGFTIDLFRQALFTQLLEDYTAPTRRTRSPLDGAIDLKLQHGKYLWPGQYWNFLGTFGAILKNTTLDDPEVEAFEDGSLPLLTFHQAKGLEWDSVYVAATGRDVDVGPVLRTEVFSGRVQPFTVIDGHAMTTTQATLDLAEADRDREVYVAITRAKRQLTILLDPASERDGKLHPAIHRLFSGLQGVRYPDFPKIIVKEYSNE, from the coding sequence ATGCACCACAGTGCAAAGAACACTGTGTCACGCTCCAACTTCTTCTCGCTGCTTGATTCCGTGCTAGTCGAAGCCGGTCGCACTCCGCTTCCCGATGATTCACCTCAACGTCGCATCATTCACATTGACGAGGACGACCGCGTACTGCAAATACTGGCGGGCCCTGGATCGGGAAAAACGGAGATGCTGGCTTGGCGTGTGCTGTACGACCTTTTTGTTCGCGGCACTCCTGCAAACACGCTCTTAGTCACAACCTTCACGAAGCGGGCAGCTACCGAACTCCAGGTTCGGCTCGTTGAACGATGTGATCAACTTTTAAAGCATGCTCACGCGAAGTCAATTCCGGCAGCCGATCCAAGAGTACACGACTTACAGATTGGCACATTGCACAGCCTGTGTCATCGTTTGCTCGCAGAGTATGACGCGGCTTACATGGCCTCTGGCACTGAGTTGATGACCGACCTTGAAACAAAGTCTCGCTTGATCAAAGACCACCGACACAGTCTCGGCTTCAGCGGAGGGAAAGGCCCACCTCGTGTGTGCGACCGCCTCATTGCTTCGGAACCCTTGCTCTCGCTATTCCGCCCGCATTACCTGTCGCCGAAGCAATGGCCAGCACAAACGATTCAGAAGGCTAGGTTTCTGCAAGAACTACTAGCTCAACACACCGAAACTTGGATTCCACGCTGTTCGACTACTGGTTCATTGAACGGAGTCGAGCAGACCGCCGGTCCTAATGGGTTGACGCACGATCTATCACAATTGCAGAAGCGATGGGAACAATATCTCGACCAACAGGATGTTCTAGACTTTCCCACCATTCAGAAACGGTTCCTAGAACGACAGGCTTCACTTGCTCCTCACTTCACACACGTATTTGTCGACGAGTTTCAAGACAACAATCCCATCCAATTTGCCATCCATACTGGATGGCTTCAAAGTCCATCGACTCTACTCACTGTCGTTGGCGATGACGACCAAGCTGTTTACCGTTTTCGAGGCTCTGATCTTTCTTGCTTTCAAGACCTTGAGCCGCACTGTAGAGCCCGGAATGTACCATTTCGACAGGAGAAGCTCCAAACCAATTATCGTAGCAGCGCCACCATAGTTGACTTTAGCGAGCAGTATCGTAACTCGGCCAAACTAGGCGCGTTATCACTCTCGAAGACCATTGTCGCGGAAACGTCCGCGCCAAAGGGAGCACCAGTACGCCTGCTCACCGGCCCATGGCCCGAATTGGCGGCCGTAGTAGCAAGTGAGGCAGTTGCACTTGCTGATGATAACGGCCATTTATGCGGAAGTGCCGCAATGCTCATGTTTAGCACGAGCGAACTTGGGTCGTCAGATAACCCTCGCCCCGCATCCATGATACGGGACGCTATTAACAACCGTGGTTTGCGCCTCTACAATCCGCGCAGCAAGGTCGCTGGTCAACCAGATAGCCCTTTTGGCATGCTCTTTGGTATCTTGTCGTACTTGATTGACCCGATTACCAAGGCACCGGCAGGAAAAGATGGGAGGTCCGTGATGGTATGGGCGTCCCACGACAACTCCGGACACGCCACTCACGCCTTGTCTGCGCCTCCACCTTTTCCCATTGCAAATGGTCATCAGGATTATCAGAAAAAATTTCGTAATAATGGCGGCGCCGGCATCGGACCTACGCCGCCAGATCGACAAGCGGTACTTGATTACGTCGATAGCATACGGAACAATTTGATTGCGCAAGGTTCAAAGGCTCGGCTCTCGCTTCACAGCCTCGTGTCACGACTGCTGACTCTGCCTTTTTTCCGTGCCAGCGGGTTTACCATTGATTTGTTCCGTCAGGCGCTCTTTACGCAGTTATTAGAGGACTACACAGCACCTACTAGGCGGACAAGATCGCCACTTGATGGCGCCATCGACCTCAAGCTTCAGCATGGCAAGTATCTTTGGCCGGGTCAGTATTGGAATTTCCTGGGCACGTTCGGCGCAATCTTGAAAAATACGACCCTTGATGACCCGGAGGTAGAAGCCTTTGAGGACGGTTCACTTCCGCTGCTTACATTTCACCAAGCTAAGGGATTAGAATGGGATTCGGTCTATGTCGCTGCGACGGGGCGTGATGTTGACGTAGGGCCCGTCCTCAGAACCGAGGTTTTTAGCGGAAGGGTACAGCCCTTCACAGTCATTGACGGGCACGCCATGACGACAACGCAGGCGACACTTGATCTTGCGGAGGCTGATCGTGATCGCGAGGTGTACGTGGCAATCACGAGGGCCAAACGACAGCTTACGATTCTTCTGGACCCCGCAAGCGAGAGGGACGGCAAGCTGCATCCTGCCATTCACCGATTATTTTCTGGTCTACAGGGTGTTCGCTACCCAGATTTTCCAAAGATCATCGTTAAGGAGTACTCGAATGAATGA